One Amblyomma americanum isolate KBUSLIRL-KWMA chromosome 8, ASM5285725v1, whole genome shotgun sequence DNA window includes the following coding sequences:
- the LOC144100839 gene encoding juvenile hormone acid O-methyltransferase-like, whose product MKFHPECYVKYVHYPSQLNEEALKKTCFQKPLTKDQQVLEVGCGIGHFAQQFLLPHCQPCRRLVATDLQPDMVRFARERFPHEDIVYDVLDIATPNLSPFLEKYGKFDRVFSFLTFHMIQDQKTAYANVSKLLNEGGECLVLGFASHDIVDVCAELCQTDRWKGRVPDPRKAAHPTFNFNRVKSASQVEAEVRDTLRGTGLECLSCDVYDSGWKYDDMDSLLDMFLTTLPFRSTVPDEDWEDFRTVWAEMMFRKLSPSPGKPLEVKFSLYAVHARHA is encoded by the exons ATGAAGTTTCATCCGGAGTGCTATGTCAAATACGTCCACTACCCTAGCCAGTTAAATGAAGAAGCTCTGAAGAAAACATGCTTCCAGAAACCCTTGACAAAGGACCAGCAAGTCTTGGAGGTAGGGTGCGGTATCGGGCACTTCGCCCAGCAATTCCTACTGCCTCACTGCCAGCCGTGTCGAAGACTAGTGGCCACCGATCTCCAGCCAGACATGGTCCGCTTTGCGCGCGAGCGCTTTCCTCACGAAGACATCGTGTACGACGTCCTGGATATTGCCACTCCAAACTTGAGTCCTTTCCTCGAGAAATACGGCAAGTTCGACCGAGTATTTTCGTTCTTAACGTTCCACATGATTCAGGACCAGAAGACTGCTTACGCAAACGTATCGAAGTTGCTCAACGAAGGAGGCGAATGCCTTGTACTTGGCTTTGCTAGTCATGACATCGTAGACGTGTGCGCGGAGCTGTGCCAGACGGACAGGTGGAAAGGGCGTGTACCG GACCCACGGAAGGCCGCCCACCCCACTTTCAACTTCAACCGCGTGAAGTCTGCGTCCCAAGTCGAAGCCGAAGTCAGAGACACGCTGCGAGGAACAGGCTTGGAATGCTTGTCGTGCGACGTGTACGACAGCGGATGGAAGTACGACGATATGGATTCACTACTTG ACATGTTTCTGACGACGCTTCCATTCAGGAGTACCGTACCTGACGAAGATTGGGAGGACTTCCGCACCGTGTGGGCGGAAATGATGTTCCGGAAGTTGTCCCCTTCTCCGGGAAAACCTTTGGAAGTGAAGTTCTCGCTCTACGCCGTTCACGCACGTCATGCCTAG